One Salvelinus fontinalis isolate EN_2023a chromosome 27, ASM2944872v1, whole genome shotgun sequence genomic region harbors:
- the faxca gene encoding failed axon connections homolog — MYWRVGFAWTRSCVVDLGRNQSFSFGLGGSDEQLSFYGYIIAYPLQDYGGIMSALGSDSWWRKTLYLAGGALLATAAYLLHELLAIRKEQELNSKDAIILHQFSRPKSGVPSLSPFCLKIETYLRMVDLPYQNYFDGKLSPQGKMPWIEYNQEQVSGTEFIIDFLEEKLGVSLNKNLSSQENAVSRAVTKMVEEHFYWTIAYCQWVDNLEETQKMLAVSGPLSDLLKWILSHLTGGIVKREMYGHGIGRFTKEEVYTLMEKDMRTLATLLGDKKYLMGPKLSMVDATVFSHLAPAMWTLPGTRPEQLIKGELINLAMYCERIRRRFWPEWFVDLEDFCYDDTTEDDDSLSKLQDLGLYSRTDTFQDEASPPHTHTHTHTISPDSDRTGHSLYDSDMDTECSEMEQLKC, encoded by the exons ATGTACTGGCGCGTCGGGTTCGCCTGGACGCGCTCGTGTGTGGTTGATCTTGGCCGGAACCAGAGCTTCTCTTTCGGTCTGGGCGGCTCCGATGAGCAGCTCTCGTTTTATGGGTACATCATCGCCTACCCTCTGCAGGACTACGGCGGGATCATGTCGGCCCTTGGGTCTGACTCGTGGTGGCGGAAAACGCTTTATCTGGCCGGGGGCGCTCTGCTCGCCACCGCTGCCTATCTATTGCACGAGCTGCTCGCCATCAG GAAAGAACAGGAGCTCAACTCTAAAGATGCCATCATCCTTCACCAGTTCTCCAGGCCAAAGAGTGGtgtcccttccctctcccccttctgccTCAAGATAGAAACCTACCTACGGATGGTAGACCTGCcctaccag AACTACTTTGATGGGAAGCTTTCTCCCCAGGGGAAGATGCCATGGATAGAGTACAACCAGGAGCAGGTGTCTGGTACAGAGTTCATCATCGACTTCCTGGAGGAGAAGCTGGGCGTGAGCCTCAACAAGAACCTCAGTTCGCAGGAGAATGCTGTGTCCCGGGCTGTCACTAAGATGGTGGAGGAACACTTCTACTG GACCATAGCGTACTGTCAGTGGGTGGACAACCTGGAGGAGACCCAGAAGATGCTGGCGGTGAGCGGCCCGCTGAGTGACCTACTCAAGTGGATCCTGAGTCACCTGACCGGCGGCATCGTGAAGAGAGAGATGTACGGCCACGGGATTGGACGGTTCACCAAGGAGGAGGTCTACACTCTGATGGAGAAAGACATGCGGACGCTGGCCACCCTGCTCG GTGATAAGAAGTACCTGATGGGTCCTAAGCTGTCCATGGTGGACGCCACTGTGTTCAGCCATCTAGCCCCTGCCATGTGGACCCTGCCGGGCACACGGCCAGAGCAGCTCATCAAAG GCGAGCTGATCAACCTGGCCATGTACTGTGAGAGGATCCGCCGGCGCTTCTGGCCCGAGTGGTTCGTTGATCTGGAGGACTTCTGTTATGATGACACCACAGAGGACGATGACTCCCTGTCCAAACTCCAGGACCTGGGGCTGTACTCCCGCACAGACACCTTCCAGGATGAGGCCagtcctcctcacacacacacacacacacacacaatctccccAGACAGTGACCGCACGGGCCACTCACTCTACGACTCGGACATGGACACGGAGTGCTCCGAGATGGAGCAGCTCAAGTGTTGA
- the pou3f2a gene encoding POU domain, class 3, transcription factor 2a: MATAASNHYSVLTTASSAQRQHSESGSMQQAAVYRDAHTLLQNDYTLPGSGHPLSHAHQWITALSHGDGAPWPSSLLGEQDVKPILQSDREELQNSASLQQQQQRHPHLAHQAHHDARAWRTSTASTHIPGMATSDGQSLVYSQSGFGLGGPEQMHHHSLQEEDHHSHSPHLSEHGGGVQSSLSHHQHGGHPENSDEDTPTSDDLEQFAKQFKQRRIKLGFTQADVGLALGTLYGNVFSQTTICRFEALQLSFKNMCKLKPLLNKWLEEADSTSGSPTSLDKIAAQGRKRKKRTSIEVGIKGALESHFLKSPKPGGAEITSIADSLQLEKEVVRVWFCNRRQKEKRMTPIGGQLPGTEDMYGDTPPHHGAQTPVQ; the protein is encoded by the coding sequence ATGGCGACCGCAGCGTCCAACCACTACAGTGTCCTGACTACCGCCAGCAGCGCGCAGCGGCAGCACTCGGAGTCCGGGAGCATGCAGCAGGCAGCGGTGTACAGGGACGCGCACACCCTGCTCCAGAACGACTACACTCTACCGGGCAGCGGTCATCCGCTTAGCCACGCTCACCAGTGGATCACGGCTCTGTCGCACGGGGACGGGGCTCCGTGGCCGTCGAGTCTCCTCGGAGAGCAGGACGTGAAGCCCATTCTGCAAAGCGACCGAGAGGAGCTCCAGAATTCCGCCAGTCTGCAGCAACAGCAACAGCGACACCCTCACCTAGCGCACCAGGCACATCACGACGCCAGGGCATGGCGAACAAGCACGGCCTCCACGCACATTCCCGGTATGGCTACATCTGATGGCCAGAGCCTGGTGTACTCCCAGTCTGGGTTCGGCCTGGGAGGACCAGAGCAGATGCACCACCACTCTCTGCAGGAGGAAGACCACCACAGCCACAGCCCACATCTGAGCGAGCATGGAGGCGGGGTACAGTCGTCCCTCTCACACCACCAGCACGGGGGACACCCGGAAAACTCGGACGAGGACACGCCGACCTCGGACGACCTGGAGCAGTTTGCCAAGCAGTTCAAGCAGCGGCGCATCAAACTGGGCTTTACCCAAGCTGACGTGGGGCTGGCGCTGGGGACCCTTTATGGAAATGTATTTTCTCAAACCACTATCTGCAGATTCGAGGCGCTTCAGCTGAGCTTCAAAAACATGTGTAAACTCAAACCACTGCTTAACAAATGGCTGGAGGAGGCGGATTCCACCTCGGGGAGCCCCACCAGCCTGGATAAGATCGCGgcgcaggggaggaagaggaaaaaGAGGACCTCCATCGAGGTGGGCATAAAGGGGGCTTTGGagagccattttctcaaaagtccCAAACCAGGCGGCGCAGAGATCACCTCCATAGCGGACAGCCTGCAGCTGGAGAAGGAGGTGGTGAGGGTTTGGTTTTGTAACAGGCGGcagaaggagaagaggatgacGCCCATTGGAGGACAGTTACCGGGAACGGAGGACATGTATGGGGACACACCACCTCACCACGGCGCTCAAACCCCGGTACAATGA
- the ngs gene encoding LOW QUALITY PROTEIN: notochord granular surface (The sequence of the model RefSeq protein was modified relative to this genomic sequence to represent the inferred CDS: substituted 2 bases at 2 genomic stop codons) translates to MSRSPERMYSYCRHFKGPLAASSSYQVRISSPSPTRKDFCHRSASYSRSGGSIGRRNISSFRKSRMTNSVSMGALCFGMGLGPSLDLDVAAAENQKFLSTRTGERQEMVALNDRLAIYIEKMRTLEGQNKLLEAEIDVLQNRYVKPSGLRQLYKGQLRELHRIAEQMRVTWLADKGAMAGQVEVLKVKYEEALEARKKPELEIEAFRPDVDRATSARIGLEKQLQNLDVAFPTRVHKEEIEXLMQQMYKTVAKVDMTFALPDLSSALKQIQSQYDSIAVRNLQEIDAWYKSKFQDMNNVTTKRAPRVQRVREEVXGYKKDILNLERELESMKTRNESLENHICDAVARRMKEETHLVSKARQVRALLKVMKEKMALLLREYQELLNVKMALEIEITTYR, encoded by the exons ATGAGTCGCAGCCCAGAAAGGATGTATTCTTACTGCCGCCACTTCAAGGGCCCCCTCGCCGCCTCCTCTTCCTACCAGGTGCGGATCTCGAGCCCCTCGCCAACACGCAAGGATTTCTGTCACCGCTCTGCCAGCTACAGCCGCAGTGGGGGAAGCATAGGGAGGAGGAACATCTCCAGCTTCCGCAAATCCCGCATGACCAA CAGTGTGAGTATGGGGGCCCTGTGCTTTGGCATGGGTCTGGGGCCCAGCCTGGATCTGGATGTAGCTGCAGCGGAGAACCAGAAATTCCTGAGCACACGCACCGGTGAGAGGCAGGAGATGGTGGCCCTCAACGACCGCCTGGCTATCTACATTGAGAAG ATGCGTACTCTGGAGGGGCAGAACAAGCTGCTGGAGGCTGAGATTGATGTTCTGCAGAACCGCTATGTGAAGCCGTCTGGGCTGAGACAGCTCTACAAGGGCCAGCTGAGAGAGCTCCACAGGATCGCTGAGCAGATGAGAGT GACCTGGCTAGCAGACAAGGGGGCCATGGCAGGACAGGTGGAGGTGCTCAAGGTCAAATATGAGGAGGCTCTGGAGGCCAGGAAGAAGCCCGAGTTGGAGATCGAAGCCTTCCGCCCC GATGTGGATAGAGCTACCTCGGCACGTATCGGCTTGGAGAAACAGCTGCAGAACCTAGATGTGGCCTTCCCTACCAGAGTTCACAAAGAG GAAATCGAGTAGCTGATGCAGCAGATGTACAAGACAGTTGCCAAGGTAGACATGACCTTTGCCCTCCCTGACCTCTCCTCCGCCCTCAAACAAATCCAGTCGCAGTATGACAGCATTGCCGTTAGAAACCTACAG GAGATTGACGCTTGGTACAAGTCAAAGTTTCAGGACATGAACAATGTGACGACCAAACGTGCTCCAAGAGTTCAAAGGGTGAGAGAGGAAGTCTGAGGTTACAAGAAAGAT atcctAAACCTAGAGCGTGAGTTGGAGTCCATGAAGACGAGGAATGAGTCACTGGAGAATCATATTTGTGATGCTGTGGCGAGACGCATGAAAGAAGAGACACATCTGGTGAGTA AAGCACGGCAGGTCAGGGCTCTTTTAAAA GTGATGAAGGAGAAGATGGCTCTGCTGCTGAGGGAGTA
- the ccnc gene encoding cyclin-C isoform X2, with amino-acid sequence MKFMNEEEYWKLQIFFANVIQALGEHLKLRQQVIATAIVYFKRFYARYSLKSIDPVLMAPTCVFLASKVEEFGVVSNTRLISAATSVLKTRFSYAFPKEFPYRMNHILECEFYLLELMDCCLIVYHPYRPLLQYVQDMGQEDMLLPLAWRIVNDTYRTDLCLLYPPFMIALACLHVACVVQQKDARQWFAELSVDMEKILEIIRVILKLYDQWKNFDERKEMAAVINKMPKPKPPPNSENDQSSNGNQNNSYSQS; translated from the exons ATGAAGTTTATGAATGAGGAGGAGTACTGGAAACTGCAGATCTTCTTTGCCAATG TCATCCAGGCCCTGGGTGAACACCTGAAGCTCCGTCAGCAGGTCATCGCTACAGCAATCGTCTACTTCAAACGTTTCTATGCCAG GTACTCCCTGAAGAGTATAGACCCAGTGCTCATGGCTCCTACATGTGTGTTCTTGGCTTCTAAAGTGGAG gaATTTGGTGTTGTTTCAAACACTCGTCTGATCTCTGCAGCTACGTCCGTGT TAAAAACCAGATTTTCCTATGCCTTCCCAAAGGAGTTCCCTTATAGAATGAACCAT ATATTAGAATGTGAGTTCTACCTACTGGAGCTCATG GACTGCTGTTTGATAGTGTACCACCCCTACAGACCCTTGCTGCAGTATGTGCAGGACATGGGGCAGGAGGACATGCTACTGCCGTTGGCCTG GAGAATAGTGAATGACACGTATAGGACAGACCTCTGTCTACTCTACCCTCCCTTCATGATTGCGCTAG CCTGTCTGCATGTTGCCTGTGTGGTGCAGCAGAAGGACGCCAGGCAATGGTTCGCTGAGCTATCTGTAGACATGGAGAAG ATTCTGGAGATTATCCGAGTCATCCTAAAGCTTTATGACCAGTGGAAGAACTTTGATGAAAGGAAGGAGATGGCTGCTGTGATCAACAAGATGCCTAAACCCAAGCCTCCTCCCAACAG TGAGAATGACCAGAGCTCTAATGGGAACCAGAACAACTCCTACAGCCAGTCATAG
- the ccnc gene encoding cyclin-C isoform X1 codes for MAGNFWQSSHYLQWVLDKQDLLKERQKDMKFMNEEEYWKLQIFFANVIQALGEHLKLRQQVIATAIVYFKRFYARYSLKSIDPVLMAPTCVFLASKVEEFGVVSNTRLISAATSVLKTRFSYAFPKEFPYRMNHILECEFYLLELMDCCLIVYHPYRPLLQYVQDMGQEDMLLPLAWRIVNDTYRTDLCLLYPPFMIALACLHVACVVQQKDARQWFAELSVDMEKILEIIRVILKLYDQWKNFDERKEMAAVINKMPKPKPPPNSENDQSSNGNQNNSYSQS; via the exons ATGGCGGGGAACTTCTGGCAGAGCTCGCATTA TTTGCAGTGGGTCCTGGACAAACAGGACCTACTGAAGGAGCGTCAGAAGGATATGAAGTTTATGAATGAGGAGGAGTACTGGAAACTGCAGATCTTCTTTGCCAATG TCATCCAGGCCCTGGGTGAACACCTGAAGCTCCGTCAGCAGGTCATCGCTACAGCAATCGTCTACTTCAAACGTTTCTATGCCAG GTACTCCCTGAAGAGTATAGACCCAGTGCTCATGGCTCCTACATGTGTGTTCTTGGCTTCTAAAGTGGAG gaATTTGGTGTTGTTTCAAACACTCGTCTGATCTCTGCAGCTACGTCCGTGT TAAAAACCAGATTTTCCTATGCCTTCCCAAAGGAGTTCCCTTATAGAATGAACCAT ATATTAGAATGTGAGTTCTACCTACTGGAGCTCATG GACTGCTGTTTGATAGTGTACCACCCCTACAGACCCTTGCTGCAGTATGTGCAGGACATGGGGCAGGAGGACATGCTACTGCCGTTGGCCTG GAGAATAGTGAATGACACGTATAGGACAGACCTCTGTCTACTCTACCCTCCCTTCATGATTGCGCTAG CCTGTCTGCATGTTGCCTGTGTGGTGCAGCAGAAGGACGCCAGGCAATGGTTCGCTGAGCTATCTGTAGACATGGAGAAG ATTCTGGAGATTATCCGAGTCATCCTAAAGCTTTATGACCAGTGGAAGAACTTTGATGAAAGGAAGGAGATGGCTGCTGTGATCAACAAGATGCCTAAACCCAAGCCTCCTCCCAACAG TGAGAATGACCAGAGCTCTAATGGGAACCAGAACAACTCCTACAGCCAGTCATAG